attctcagcgctgcagtgacactgacgtggtggtggtgtgttagtgtgtgttgtgctggtgtagagtggatcagacacagcagtgctgctggagtttttaaaccctgtgtccactctctgttcactctgtgagacactcctccctcgttggtccaccttgtagatgtaaagtcagagacagtagctcatctgtcgctgcacagtgtgtgtcggaaTACAGAGTTAATTCAATGTCAAAAGGTTGCCCAAAAAATACAGCTCCACACGGCTCTCCATGTGACACACAGCGGCTCTGTTGCTAGGAGACGAACCTTATGTATTGTACAAGTGTAGAAGTCAGTCACagcctgtgtccaaaatggctccctattcactgaTCCCTATATAACTCACTATATCTGTGCCTCTgactctccctgtgtccgaaaaGGCCCTCTATTCACTACTCCCTCGATCGTTCACTATGTAGTACACTACTCTAACTGATAGTGGAACTGAACACAGAAGGTTAGTAAGTGATTTTGAACACAACCTCACGCTGGTATCAGCTCGCGCAGATGGGTACTACACCACTTTTTTGCAGTggattgtgggattgtttgagtgcactgaaaattgtccacccCTACAACATAGTGCACTCTATAGTGAACAGGGCACAGTTTCGGACACAGCGTCTGTCTCCCCTGTGTCACTACGTCTCAGTCTGCCTCCTACGCAAGCTGCCTTTTTGTGAATAAACCTCAGCTCCTGGATCTTCCTCGGTGCGATTAAACCTCACTCTGTGCGCAAACTTCCCTACATCCTACGCGCAAACTTCCCTACATTTATTTGAGACCCCTGCGGTCCCTTGTCGTCACGCACCTCAGAGAGGAAACCGAAGACTTAGGGACCTCCACTTTCTCTGCGCCGCCCTCAGGTGCGTCCTGTAGTGAGGCCAGGATCCCCGCCCGCAGAAACTGGTCCTCTAATAGCTGCGCATCTGAGGGCGCGACGCCCTCGTGGTGCCAGCCTGGGGAGGGGTGCTGTCTCCATGGCGACAGGAAAGAAGGACCGTCCAGTGGAGGACCGCTCGATGCCTCGAGACCCGTGTGAGACGAGTCAGAATAAGGTTCAGGTCTAAAAAGAGAAAGGACAGCAGACACATCGTCTCAATTTTATTAACAACAGAGACATTTCAGGAGCGTAGACGTCCCACTTCTTTGCCGTTCAGATGCTTTGCTGCTTATCTCTGCAATTTTCTGTGATAGAGTACCTGagctttttaaatatacacaagtcAGCAGCACTACGAAGCCATAACTTGATATCTTTAAAGAACTGTGATAGTTGTAGGAACCGAGGACAGTCACAACACACTGCAGCAATGGACACCTTTAAAATGCCTCATTCGTTTTTTCAGCACGTGCTGTCTGAACATTTACGGCCTTCTACAGAGAATGACAGTTCTGGAGTTAAAGGACAGGCATTTCGTTGCTGTGCAAGGCACTGTGCGAGGAGTGAGTGGGAGCATGGGCAGCAGACAGTGGGCTGAGGACTTAACAgggcagtggacagtggagggacaCAGATCCAGACCAAAGGATCAAGTGGATGGCAACACTGCCGTGAGTGCAGTTAGAGACGGGCAATGGGTGCAGATTGAAGCTAGACCCAAGCGCTGTGTTTTGTGTAGCTCTGTAGTCTTGTCTTGTCTCTGTAGGGACTGACCGGTGAGAGGTGTTGGAGGTAGGGACTGACCGGTGAGAGGTGTTGGAGGTAGGGACTGACCGGTGAGCGGTGTTGGAGGTAGGGACTGACCGGTGAGCGGTGTTGGAGGTAGGGACTGACCGGTGAGCGGTGTTGGAGGTAGGGACTGACCGGTGAGTGGTGTTGGAGGTAGGCACTGACCGGTGAGCGGTGTTGGAGGTAGGGACTGACCGGTGAGCGGTGTTGGAGGTAGGGACTGACCGGTGAGCGGTGTTGGAGGTAGGGACTGACCGGTGAGTGGTGTTGGAGGTAGGCACTGACCGGTGAGCGGTGTTGGAGGTAGGGACTGACCGGTGAGCGGTGTTGGAGGTAGGGACTGACCGGTGAGCGGTGTTGGAGGTAGGGACAGACCAGTGAGTGGTGTTGGAGGTAGGGACTGACCGGTGAGAGGTGTTGGAGGTAGGGACTGACCGGTGAGCGGTGTTGGAGGTAGGGACTGACCGGTGAGCGGTGTTGGAGGTAGGGACTGACCGGTGAGCGGTGTTGGAGGTAGGGACTGACCGGTGAGCGGTGTTGGAGGTAGGGACTGACCGGTGAGCGGTGTTGGAGGTAGGGACAGACCAGTGAGTGGTGTTGGAGGTAGGGACTGACCGGTGAGAGGTGTTGGAGGTAGGGACTGACCGGTGAGCGGTGTTGGAGGTAGGGACTGACCGGTGAGCGGTGTTGGAGGTAGGGACTGACCGGTGAGCGGTGTTGGAGGTAGGGACTGACCGGTGAGCGGTGTTGGAGGTAGGGACTGACCGGTGAGCGGTGTTGGAGGTAGGGACTGACCGGTGAGCGGTGTTGGAGGTAGGGACAGACCAGTGAGTGGTGTTGGAGGTAGGGACTGACCGGTGAGTGGTGTTGGAGGTAGGGACAGACCAGTGAGTGGTGTTGGAGGTAGGGACTGACCGGTGAGTGGTGTTGGGGGTAGGGACTGACCGGTGAGTGGTGTTGGAGGTAGGGACTGACCGGTGAGTGGGGCTGACGTAGATGGGGAGTTGGTGTTTGTTTGATGAATGATGAGAAACTGAAACGTAGGCCCAGGGCGggagacaggaacacactccgaGGCCTTCCACCCTCTGCAGGATCTCTGTGAACTCCGAACTGTCTGTGGAGCAGGTTCAGGATCGTGTCCTCGCCGTGTTAACAGCTGAATGTTATATTACAGAACGTGTGATGAATAAAAATAGCTCATgactctatttctcttttttaaacGTGGCACAACACACTGACCCTAAAACGGGCCATTAACTCTCAGACAGAACAAATACTGtgatgtattgtgtgtgtgtgtatctctgtagGGGTGTGTGATGGTCTGCGTGCATGTGTATTTGTATGTCAGTGACTGTGGCTgtttctgggtgtgtgtgtgtatgtgtgtgtgtgtgtctgtataatctgtgtgtgtgtgtttgtgtgtctgtgattgtatgtgtgtgtgtgtgtgtatatatgtttgtatgtgtgtgtatgtgtttgtatgtgtgtgtgtctgtgtgtgtgtgtatgtgtgtgtgtttatgtgtgtgtgtgtgtgtatatgtgtgtgtgtgtgtatatgtgtgtgtgcgtgtgtgtgtgtgtgtgtatgtgtgtgtgtgtgtgtgtgtgtatgtgtgtatgtgtgtgtgtgtgtgtgtctgatgagTCTCTGAACTCCACCCTCTCATTGGCTCACTACAAAACAACTCCATGAATTAGTGCACGTTTAAGGTAAatcatatgtaaatgaggcTCTGCTGAAGCTTGTTTCCACGTGGCACAAAAGGCCCTGGAATGAGAGGAACAAGATTTTGAACATCACTCTGTGGCGGTCAGAGCCTTCACACAGAGCTCAGAGGAGGTAAAGGATACAGTTGAGGCCGAGGCAGATGGCGTAGAAGTGCAGCAGGCCCGGGGCCCCCGGCAGCAGGAATAAATCGAGGAGTAAAAAGAGCCAGGGCAGCGACCACAACGGCAGACAGCGGAGCACCCGTTTCTGTCTGCCCTGACGACACTGAGCGGTCAGCAGGGCCAGCTGAGTGGCCGAGAACCCACACACTCTGCTGGCTTCATCTCCGGTGACGAAGAGGAACAGGGCGTAAATGGGAGGCAGGAGGACTGTGGAGATCACAGCGAGGGAGAGGAACGTCAGCGTTCCCCATCTTCTCTCCTGAGACGGTCcgaaacacagcaggaggaccAGGCTGTGCAGAAGAGATGTCAGCTCCTCGTGACTGAAGGTGTAGAAGATGAAATCTGAGGGTGGAGATGAGAAGGTGGTGGACATTAGACTCTACAACAAGCTCCTGCAGCTGGACAGATGCTGAGTACAAGGTCAACAAGGTCAACGTTAGTCTACCCtcatcacccacacacaccactcaaataaaaactgggatattaaactgttttattgtttctttcaacAGACTTAGCCTCATTTAGacgttaaaatgaaagaaatataagtatggaTCCCATTTATCTGCgtcatgtttgtaaacagagctctgtccaTCTGTCAATCAGCGGAGGAGCTAATTAGTAATTCCATTACTATGTGTTTTTATAGCTCACTTAAACATTTTTGACATGCAGTGCAGTGAGTGAGTGCACAAACCGTCATTTATGACCTACACTCAAATCAGAGAACAAGAGTCTGTTCACTCTCAGAGCGCAGGGACAGCAGGGtcagattatttacctgtaaacaggGGGAAAACACTGAGACGGAGGAGTACGGGGCTTGTGTCTGTCGCCTCTtacacactacaacaacacagcagtgaaataaGACGATGACTGAAAcctgtgtgtgatctgtgtgtgaataactcactcacattcagacagaagagcagaaacacacactagaGTCTGACGCTAACAGTTTAACATTAGATCCTAtggtgaaaatgctaatgtggctaacagaggaTAACTGTCTTTTTCATTACGCTCCACTGTGGGATCCTCTATGCCCTGAACACAAAGAGGAGGTGGGTGTTGTGcttctgagtgctgtgagactctctccagtgcagggagaggaACTGTGCATGAGATACAGTCATCCATCTttccatctgtttacattacacTCGCTCCCCAAAATGGCGCCTATGCCAAACATCAGGATGTCccgaagcagctgcacatgagcctaatcaACATGCTCAATGCTGAGCGTGGAATAGAGGGATATGAAAGTGCTGGGGGTCTCtggagtgatgtgtgtgatcCAGACCTCATCATCCATCATCAacatctgacctcactaatgatgctgaatgccatcagatacTCAGAGCAATGTTCCAGCGTCTGCTAATATTATCCAGTGATCTTATTCATTCAGTTATTTTATGGCATATAACTAAAGGTCCGATATAATGGGTTAAAGATCTCTGATCAACTTACCATAGAGTGCAGGGAATTCTCCTCCCGGTCCCAAACTCAGACTCGTGTGAATCCCACAAATCCAAGTCAATAAAATCAGCAGCACAAACAGAGCAGagccagtggtgaagctacacaCACCGGATCGGGGAGATCCAGACCAAAACCAGGCGGAGAAAACATGATTCAACATCTCAGAACATCTGCTCTGACTGTTGACTCCTATCACACCTCCACCTGTGCCCTGCCTGCGGCCCAGCGCTGTGCGTGGATGTGTTTACAACATTAAACTGGATGAAACAATGCTTTCTGCGGCTTATACATCAACGAGCTGAAGTGGGACACGATCTACAATTTTTACAAGCACCCTCAGCGTATTAGTGAACATCTAAACAGCGTAAATTTCAAAATATCCCTGTAATATGTACAAATGAAATACATTAAAAGCCGGGAACGTAAACACCAAAGCCTTCCGGTGGGCGAAACCATTCAAGAACTACCTTTCTAttactgaatgaataaattaatcactcattttatgtaaattaaataagaCGTCTCTTTAAGAGGTATACTATgatgataaaagtatttattgTGTTAAgacatttgcataaaagtgttgAATAACGCGTATAAGAATATTTAGTTTACTAGCTCAGGTTTTGTCCACCCCTCCGATCACACAGCAATGGTAATCCCCTAAGCTGTAACTAAGTGCGCATGCGCAGCTTCGAAAAAACGGCAACGGCGTAGAAGAGGTGTTGAGATGGCGTCGGTTACGAGTGAGTAAAGTCGGAATAAACACGgttttctgctgtttttttgtgcTAAAACAATGCTTTACTGCGGGGGATAATTGTTTAAATCAAATATAGCTGTGGATTAAAGACGTTGTGTgggtatttatttaacatttaagcTCAAATCCCGCCGTTTGTTCAGGCCGACTCTAGCAGTTGGCGGTTTGCTAATGTGGGCTGTGTCTCAAGCGTGGGTTTTTACTCCCTACCTCCTTTCCAGTGCACTAGGTTATTT
This window of the Hoplias malabaricus isolate fHopMal1 chromosome Y, fHopMal1.hap1, whole genome shotgun sequence genome carries:
- the LOC136679440 gene encoding rhomboid domain-containing protein 3-like, with product MLNHVFSAWFWSGSPRSGVCSFTTGSALFVLLILLTWICGIHTSLSLGPGGEFPALYDFIFYTFSHEELTSLLHSLVLLLCFGPSQERRWGTLTFLSLAVISTVLLPPIYALFLFVTGDEASRVCGFSATQLALLTAQCRQGRQKRVLRCLPLWSLPWLFLLLDLFLLPGAPGLLHFYAICLGLNYSSEFTEILQRVEGLGVCSCLPPWAYVSVSHHSSNKHQLPIYVSPTHRPEPYSDSSHTGLEASSGPPLDGPSFLSPWRQHPSPGWHHEGVAPSDAQLLEDQFLRAGILASLQDAPEGGAEKVEVPKSSVSSLRLQQLEKMGFPMDKAVVALAATGQLDGAISLLIEDQVGEEAVVVSKGKKPPST